One region of Citrus sinensis cultivar Valencia sweet orange chromosome 6, DVS_A1.0, whole genome shotgun sequence genomic DNA includes:
- the LOC112498596 gene encoding receptor-like protein kinase FERONIA — translation MKNTGARYLITPTYILFFLHHMAFAVSGASDTPYEAADSILLACGSNGTFHSLEYRTWIGDISPGRSYYFQPKNDTSRIFTTPQQPPYSAARLSHSKFTYIFNLTAGQKFIRLYFYSTSYPGFDRPKAFFSVKAGSFTLLSNFSASLTADALGEDSFFKEFCINVEESQRLLNITFKSSPDYKDSYAFINGIEIVSMPLNLYYDDSWFLFVGQEKRFMIENSNALESLYRINVGGSHISPLGDTGMLRTWSTDDAYLTDARPTALPVNTSIVLRFTKISNYSAPVSLYQTARAMGQDKNINENYNLNWEFQVDSGFTYFLRLHFCEFQIEITEPGDREFAINIADEIAESQADIIAWSGGNGVPTYRDYAVMILKKGDEKKQKLSIALHPTPEWRTRYSDAILNGIEIFKVDNNGNLALPNPETLISESRNNEPSIVPQEMPSSQSRKSKNIMATTIFIVGGLMSGFVAISLLIFFWRRFSTSKTKSAKSHGSCLTSDLCTHFSLSEIKAATNNFDTGLIIGVGGFGNVYKGYINGGATPVAIKRLIPGSQQGALEFQTEIEMLSQLIHIHLVTLIGYCNDDGEMILVYDFMARGTLRDHLYDSNNPPLPWSQRLGICIGAARGLQYLHTGAKQVIIHRDVKTTNILLDEKWVAKVSDFGLSKFGPNSMSKTHVSTMVKGSIGYLDPEYYRLQQLTEKSDVYSFGVVLLEALCARPPIIRTMDRNQVSLAVWGEQCYRNGAIDEIVDSLLKGKITTESLNKFAEVAISCLNDDGAQRPSMSDVVRGLEFAFQLQESAEESEKFGHEAGLSNNKCSESGSLCRDAFSEIIDPQGR, via the exons ATGAAGAACACCGGCGCTAGGTATCTGATCACCCCAACTTACATCTTATTCTTCCTCCACCACATGGCTTTCGCCGTCTCCGGTGCCTCAGACACTCCTTATGAAGCCGCAGACAGCATATTGCTTGCTTGTGGCTCGAATGGCACCTTCCATTCTCTGGAATACCGAACCTGGATTGGAGATATAAGCCCTGGACGCTCCTACTACTTCCAGCCAAAAAATGACACATCAAGAATCTTCACCACACCTCAACAACCTCCATACTCAGCCGCACGGCTTTCTCATTCGAAGTTCACCTACATATTCAACCTCACCGCAGGTCAAAAATTCATCCGCCTGTATTTCTATTCAACTTCTTATCCAGGCTTCGACCGCCCTAAAGCTTTCTTCTCCGTTAAAGCCGGTTCTTTCACCCTTCTTAGCAACTTCAGTGCTTCGCTTACAGCTGATGCTTTGGGCGAGGattcatttttcaaagaattCTGCATCAACGTCGAAGAAAGTCAGAGGTTATTGAACATTACGTTCAAATCAAGTCCAGATTACAAAGATTCATATGCTTTTATCAACGGAATTGAAATAGTATCCATGCCACTGAATCTTTATTACGACGACTCATGGTTCCTGTTTGTTGGCCAGGAGAAACGATTTATGATAGAAAACAGCAATGCCCTTGAGTCGTTATACCGAATAAATGTTGGTGGGAGTCACATTTCACCACTAGGAGACACAGGAATGCTTCGGACCTGGAGTACGGATGACGCTTACTTGACAGATGCCAGACCCACTGCTCTTCCCGTTAACACTAGTATTGTTCTCCGTTTCACTAAGATATCTAATTACTCTGCTCCCGTTAGTCTCTACCAAACCGCCAGAGCAATGGGGCAGGATAAGAACATAAACGAGAATTATAATCTCAATTGGGAGTTTCAAGTGGATTCCGGGTTTACATATTTTCTTAGGCTTCATTTTTGCGAGTTTCAGATTGAGATCACTGAACCCGGTGATAGAGAGTTCGCGATCAACATTGCTGATGAAATTGCTGAATCTCAAGCAGACATAATAGCTTGGAGTGGGGGAAATGGAGTTCCCACCTACAGAGACTACGCTGTAATGATATTGAAAAAAGGAGATGAAAAGAAGCAGAAACTCTCTATTGCACTGCATCCTACGCCCGAATGGAGGACCAGGTATTCTGATGCTATCTTGAACgggattgaaatttttaaggTGGACAACAATGGAAATCTCGCCTTACCTAATCCTGAAACCCTGATCAGCGAAAGTCGGAATAACGAACCTTCCATTGTGCCACAGGAAATGCCAAGCTCACAATCAAGGAAATCCAAGAATATCATGGCAACTACAATTTTCATTGTTGGTGGACTTATGTCAG GTTTTGTTgcaatttctcttttaatttttttctggaGACGGTTTTCTACTTCTAAGACAAAGTCAGCGAAGTCTCATGGCTCTTGTCTAACGTCCGATCTCTGTACTCACTTTTCACTATCCGAAATCAAAGCAGCTACAAACAACTTCGATACTGGTCTCATTATTGGAGTTGGAGGGTTTGGTAATGTATACAAAGGGTACATCAACGGTGGCGCCACTCCTGTTGCGATCAAACGGCTGATTCCAGGGTCACAACAGGGTGCCCTGGAATTCCAGACAGAGATAGAGATGCTCTCCCAACTAATACACATTCATTTGGTCACTCTCATTGGTTACTGCAATGATGACGGGGAGATGATTCTTGTGTACGATTTCATGGCTCGTGGGACGCTACGGGATCATCTCTATGACAGCAATAATCCTCCTCTTCCATGGAGTCAACGGCTTGGCATTTGCATAGGCGCGGCTCGTGGGCTGCAGTATCTGCATACTGGGGCGAAGCAAGTTATCATTCATCGGGATGTGAAGACAACGAATATCTTGTTGGATGAGAAATGGGTGGCCAAGGTTTCTGATTTTGGACTGTCCAAATTTGGACCCAATTCCATGTCCAAAACTCATGTCAGTACTATGGTGAAGGGGAGCATCGGGTACTTAGATCCTGAGTATTATCGACTTCAGCAGCTAACAGAAAAATCCGACGTCTACTCATTTGGCGTCGTGTTATTGGAAGCATTGTGCGCTCGACCACCTATTATTCGGACAATGGACAGGAATCAAGTGAGTTTAGCTGTTTGGGGTGAACAATGTTATCGCAATGGAGCCATTGATGAGATTGTTGATTCGCTTTTGAAAGGTAAGATAACAACTGAAAGCTTGAACAAATTTGCTGAGGTCGCAATTAGCTGCTTGAATGATGATGGAGCCCAAAGGCCATCCATGAGTGATGTGGTTCGTGGTCTAGAGTTTGCATTTCAGCTACAGGAGAGCGCAGAGGAGAGTGAAAAGTTTGGTCATGAGGCGGgtctttcaaataataaatgttcTGAGAGCGGATCCCTCTGTAGAGATGCCTTCTCTGAGATCATTGACCCACAAGGGAGATGA
- the LOC107177544 gene encoding NAC domain-containing protein 30-like — protein sequence MQERSRILPVGCKFLPSEEQLVRYYLFNKISGIPTPFAEYFVKDVDLYDYEEPWDIWKQFGGSNLEDGEDLYFFTHLKKKSINGSRINRKVGSGAWQGEDAGELVLSCNSNRPIGSKKIFRYENDNSPHNGCWIMHEYTLNASLLPQNHHSSSDCVLCRLRKNGGQSVGIKDSRKKIKIDKQVEDNDHQPAGKSNSRKRVKFEHQVNGNDIPDEPFVENHQNQYVQENQSQPLNEQSPHKLLESSVKNNPEEKSPVPRTKQTLLEQIEHLAENGYPSTFEENQQQPMTEPSLHNQLELSQNHLLMEQTPSYLLKGQEENHQLAVTEQNPHHLELSESHQNMKRTSSSNLEENQLPATEQSHDDAIYSELTDINSWVVHQLTRIEDATYPHLADDKFLVSNELVYTD from the coding sequence ATGCAGGAAAGAAGCCGCATTCTTCCAGTGGGGTGCAAATTCTTACCCTCTGAGGAACAACTTGTTCGTTACTATCTTTTCAACAAGATTTCTGGAATCCCCACTCCCTTTGCTGAATATTTTGTGAAAGATGTAGATCTTTACGATTATGAAGAACCCTGGGATATTTGGAAACAGTTCGGAGGATCCAATTTAGAAGATGGTGAGGATCTTTACTTTTTCACACACTTAAAGAAGAAGAGCATTAATGGTTCAAGAATTAATCGCAAGGTCGGTTCTGGTGCATGGCAAGGGGAAGATGCCGGCGAGCTAGTCCTGTCCTGCAACTCCAATCGCCCAATTGgttcaaagaaaatatttcgaTATGAGAACGACAACTCTCCACACAACGGTTGCTGGATTATGCATGAATACACTCTGAACGCTTCACTGTTGCCTCAGAACCATCATTCCAGCAGTGACTGTGTTCTCTGTCGACTTAGAAAGAATGGTGGTCAGTCAGTGGGGATCAAGGATTCaaggaaaaagataaagattgATAAACAAGTTGAAGACAATGATCATCAGCCAGCGGGGAAGTCAAATTCAAGGAAAAGGGTAAAGTTTGAACACCAAGTTAATGGCAATGATATCCCTGATGAGCCTTTTGTTGAGAATCACCAGAATCAGTATGTGCAAGAAAATCAATCGCAGCCCCTGAATGAACAAAGTCCTCATAAACTGCTTGAGTCCTCTGTTAAGAATAACCCGGAAGAAAAATCACCAGTGCCCAGGACTAAACAGACTCTTCTTGAACAAATTGAGCATTTAGCTGAGAATGGATATCCATCTACTTTTGAGGAGAATCAACAACAGCCCATGACCGAGCCAAGTCTTCATAATCAGCTTGAGCTTTCTCAGAATCACCTGTTGATGGAACAAACTCCATCTTACCTTCTCAAGGGCCAAGAGGAAAATCATCAACTGGCCGTGACTGAACAGAATCCTCATCATCTTGAGCTTTCCGAGAGTCACCAGAATATGAAACGCACTTCATCATCTAACCTCGAAGAAAACCAACTTCCAGCAACTGAACAGTCCCATGATGATGCTATCTACTCTGAGCTAACTGATATTAATTCTTGGGTCGTTCATCAGCTTACCCGTATTGAGGATGCTACCTACCCGCATCTCGCCGATGATAAATTTTTGGTTTCTAATGAGCTTGTTTATACGGATTGA
- the LOC102621404 gene encoding transcription elongation factor SPT6 homolog — MGKHVVSDEEDEVYGGEEEREPVDGDAVEERDEDEEDEDDEEGQDEYEKDGFIVDDVEEEEEEEEERADSDEERQKKKKKRKKKEAEDVLDEDDYELLRDNNINYRPKESKKFKRLKKARRDTDEDRYGFSDEEFDGSGKGGRTAEEKLKRSLFGDDEGAPLEDIAEEEEPVEEEEEDGDIGEEDEMADFIVDEEEVDEHGAPVRRKKLKKKKNRQAPGISSSALQEAHDIFGDVEELLQLRKQGLESSEWRERRLEDEFEPIILAEKYMTEKDDQIKMTDVPERMQISEESTGSPPTDGESIVDESTWIYNQLLSGTLPLFGQRGAGSPKEGHDLSISRDDIMRFLDLLHLQKLDIPFIAMYRKEECLSLLKDLEQNEVNNDNNDDFERTPTMKWHKVLWAIHDLDKKWLLLQKRKSALQSYYKKRYEEESRRIYDETRLALNQQLFDSISKSLEAAETEREVDDVDLKFNLHFPPGEVGVDEGQYKRPKRSTKYSSCSKAGLWEVASKFGYSSEQLGLQLSLEKMGDELEDPKETPEEMASNFKCAMFNSSQAVLQGARHMAAVEISCEPCVRKYVRSIFMDNAVVSTCPTPDGDSAIDSFHQFAGVKWLREKPLRKFEDAQWLLIQKAEEEKLLQVTIKLPEDSLNKLFSDCKEHYLSDGVSKSAQLWNDQRELILKDALDNFLLPSMVKEARSLMSGRAKSWLLMEYGKALWNKVSVGPYQRKDNDITPDEEAAPRVLACCWGPGKPETTFVMLDSSGEVVDVLFTGCLTLRSQNVRDQQSKKNDQERLLKFMMDHQPHVVVLGAVNLSCTSLKDDIYEIIFKMVEEHPRDVGHEMDELSIVYGDESLPRLYENSRISSDQLPGQKGNVKRAVALGRYLQNPLAMVATLCGPGREILSWKLCPLENFLTPDEKYGMIEQVMVDVTNQVGLDINLAIHREWQFAPLQFISGLGPRKAASLQRSLVRAGAIFTRKDFVTAHGLGKKVFVNAVGFLRVRRSGQAASSSQFIDLLDDTRIHPESYGLAQELAKEVYNRDIEGDLNDDEDALEMAIEHVRDRPDLLKTYLLDRHIKEKKRENKRETLYLIRRELIHGFQDWRNQYKEPSQDEEFYMISGETEDTLAEGRVVQATVRRVQGQRAICVLESGLAGMLMKEDYSDDWRDSELSDKLHEGDILTCKIKSIQKNRYQVFLVCRESEMRNNRYQHCQNLDPYYHEERSSRQSEQEKARKEKELAKKHFKERLIVHPCFQNVTADEAMKLLSAKEPGESIIRPSSRGPSYLTLTLKVYDGVYAHKDIIEGGKDHKDIKSLVGIGKTLKIGEDTFEDLDEVVDRYIDPLVSHLKAMLSYRKFRKGSKAEVDELLRIEKAEFPTRIVYGFGISHEHPGTFILTYIRSTNPHHEYIGLYPKGFKFRKRMFEDIDRLVAYFQRHIDDPQGDSAPSIRSVAAMVPMRSPANGGSTASAGSGWGGSTNDGWNRDRSSTPGSRTGRNDYRNGGGRDGHPSGLPRPYGGRGRGRGSYNSNRGNSSNSERQDSSYDTPKWDSANKSGDDSWGNFPGAKAQNPAGREAFPGGWGSSGGGGSSGWGGASDGDNGGWGHSSGGADKDSGWGGGGSKRSSDGGW, encoded by the exons ATGGGAAAGCACGTAGTTTCTGATGAAGAAG aTGAGGTTTACGGGGGTGAGGAAGAGCGAGAACCAGTTGACGGAGATGCTGTTGAGGAGCGAGATGAAGACGAAGAGGATGAAGATGACG AGGAAGGGCAGGATGAATATGAGAAGGACGGATTCATTGTAGATGATGTTGAAGAagaggaggaagaagaagaagaaagggcAGACAGTGATGAGGAGagacagaagaagaagaagaaaaggaagaaaaa GGAAGCTGAGGATGTCCTTGACGAGGATGACTATGAGCTCCTCCGTGACAACAATATTAATTACCGTCCAAAG GAGAGCAAAAAGTTTAAGCGGTTGAAAAAAGCCCGGAGGGATACAGATGAGGATCGATATGGATTTTCTGATGAGGAGTTTGATGGCAGCGGTAAGGGTGGACGAACTGCTGAGGAGAAGCTTAAACGTAGTTTATTTGGTGATGATGAAG GAGCTCCACTTGAGGACATTGCAGAAGAAGAGGAGCCGgtagaagaggaagaagaggaTGGTGACATTGGTGAAGAAGATGAGATGGCTGACTTTATTGTTGACGAAGAAGAAGTGGATGAGCATGGAGCTCCTGTGAG AAGGaaaaagttgaagaaaaagaaaaatcggCAGGCACCTGGAATTTCGTCTTCGGCCTTGCAGGAAGCACATGATATTTTTGGTGATGTGGAGGAGCTTCTTCAGCTTCGCAAGCAAGGTTTAGAATCAAGCGAATGGAGGGAAAGGAGACTTGAAGATGAATTTGAACCAATCATTTTGGCTGAAAAGTATATGACAGAGAAGGATGACCAGATTAAGATGACTGATGTTCCAGAAAGAATGCAG ATCTCTGAGGAAAGCACTGGCAGTCCCCCTACGGATGGCGAGAGTATAGTAGATGAGAGCACTTGGATATATAATCAGCTTCTTAGTGGTACCTTGCCTTTGTTTGGTCAGAGAGGTGCTGGGTCGCCTAAAGAAGGGCATGATCTTTCTATCAGTAGGGATGACATCATGAGATTTTTGGACCTATTGCACTTGCAGAAGTTAGAT ATCCCCTTTATTGCTATGTATCGAAAGGAGGAATGCTTGAGCCTTTTGAAAGATCTTGAGCAAAATGaagttaataatgataacaatGATGACTTTGAGAGAACACCTACGATGAAATGGCATAAG GTTCTCTGGGCAATCCATGATTTAGACAAAAAGTGGTTGCTTCTTCAGAAGCGAAAGAGTGCTCTTCAATCATATTATAAGAAGCGTTATGAAGAAGAGTCGCGCCGGATATATGATGAAACAAGGTTAGCTTTAAATCAACAACTTTTTGATTCGATTTCTAAGTCTCTCGAGGCTGCAGAAACAGAAAGAGAGGTGGATGATGTTGACTTAAAGTTTAATTTGCATTTCCCTCCGGGTGAGGTTGGTGTTGACGAAGGTCAGTATAAGAGGCCTAAGAGAAGCACAAAATATAGTAGTTGCAGTAAAGCTGGTCTGTGGGAGGTTGCGAGCAAGTTTGGTTACAGCTCAGAGCAACTTGGATTGCAGTTATCCTTAGAAAAGATG GGTGATGAATTGGAGGATCCTAAGGAAACACCTGAGGAGATGGCTTCAAACTTCAAATGTGCAATGTTTAATTCTTCTCAAGCTGTTCTTCAAGGGGCTAGGCACATG GCTGCTGTCGAAATAAGCTGTGAGCCGTGTGTCAGGAAATACGTTCGTAGtatttttatggataatgCTGTGGTGTCAACATGTCCAACTCCTGATGGAGATTCAGCAATTGATTCTTTCCATCAGTTTGCAGGGGTGAAATGGCTGCGAGAAAAACCCTTGAGAAAATTTGAGGATGCACAATGGCTCCTAATCCAGAAGGCTGAAGAGGAGAAACTTCTCCAAGTGACTATTAAGTTGCCTGAAGATTCTCTGAACAAGTTGTTCAGTGACTGCAAGGAGCATTATCTTAGTGATGGTGTCAGCAAATCTGCTCAATTATGGAATGATCAGAGAGAATTGATTCTGAAGGATGCtcttgataattttcttttgccttCAATGGTGAAAGAAGCAAGATCATTGATGAGTGGTAGAGCTAAAAGCTGGTTACTCATGGAATATGGAAAAGCCTTGTGGAATAAAGTTTCTGTTGGTCCTTACCAACGTAAGGATAATGATATTACACCAGATGAGGAAGCTGCTCCAAGAGTATTGGCTTGCTGTTGGGGCCCTGGAAAACCAGAAACCACTTTCGTTATGTTGGATTCGTCAGGGGAGGTGGTAGATGTGCTTTTTACTGGATGTCTCACTTTACGGTCTCAAAATGTACGTGATCAGCAGAGTAAGAAAAATGACCAGGAACGTCTATTGAAGTTTATGATGGACCATCAACCTCATGTTGTTGTCCTAGGAGCTGTGAACTTGTCTTGCACCTCACTGAAAGATGATATTTATGAG ATCATTTTCAAGATGGTGGAGGAACATCCAAGAGATGTTGGGCATGAGATGGATGAGTTAAGCATTGTATATGGGGATGAATCTTTGCCACGCCTTTATGAAAATTCTCGAATTTCATCTGACCAGCTACCTGGGCAGAAAg GCAATGTTAAGCGTGCTGTTGCGCTTGGGCGTTATCTGCAAAATCCGTTGGCAATGGTTGCAACATTATGTGGACCTGGGAGGGAGATCTTATCTTGGAAGCTTTGTCCCTTGGAGAATTTTCTCACTCCAGATGAGAAGTATGGAATGATTGAACAGGTTATGGTGGATGTTACAAACCAGGTTGGTTTGGACATTAATTTGGCTATACACCGTGAATGGCAATTTGCTCCTTTGCAATTCATATCTGGCCTTGGCCCCAGAAAGGCAGCATCTTTACAGAGATCCCTAGTGAGAGCTGGAGCAATTTTTACTCGTAAGGACTTTGTAACCGCTCACGGGCTTGGCAAAAAGGTGTTTGTGAATGCAGTTGGCTTTCTGCGTGTTCGGAGGAGCGGGCAGGCTGCTAGCAGCAGTCAGTTCATTGACTTGTTGGATGATACAAGAATACATCCAGAATCTTATGGTCTTGCGCAAGAGTTGGCCAAGGAGGTATATAATAGGGACATTGAAGGTGACCtgaatgatgatgaagatgcaTTGGAGATGGCTATAGAACATGTGAGAGACCGGCCTGATTTATTGAAAACCTATCTTCTGGACAGACacattaaagagaaaaagcgTGAGAACAAGAGAGAGACATTGTATCTTATAAGAAGGGAACTAATACATGGTTTCCAGGATTGGCGCAATCAATATAAAGAACCAAGTCAGGATGAGGAGTTTTATATGATTTCTGGTGAAACTGAAGATACACTTGCTGAAGGGAGGGTTGTGCAAGCCACGGTCCGCAGGGTGCAAGGTCAAAGAGCAATATGTGTACTTGAATCAGGATTGGCAGGAATGCTTATGAAGGAAGACTATTCAGATGATTGGAGGGATTCTGAGTTGTCTGACAAGCTTCATGAAGGTGACATTCTCACCTGCAAGATTAAATCAATTCAGAAGAACAGGTACCAGGTGTTCTTGGTTTGTAGGGAGAGCGAGATGAGAAATAACCGGTACCAACATTGTCAAAACCTTGATCCTTACTACCATGAAGAGAGGAGCAGTCGTCAAAGTGAGCAAGAAAAAGCTCGCAAAGAGAAGGAGCTCGCAAAGAAACATTTTAAGGAGCGGCTGATTGTTCATCCCTGCTTCCAGAATGTAACAGCCGATGAAGCAATGAAG TTATTATCTGCCAAAGAACCTGGTGAAAGTATCATCCGTCCTAGTTCTCGTGGACCTTCTTATTTAACTTTAACTCTCAAAGTCTATGACGGAGTGTATGCCCACAAAGACATAATTGAAGGAGGAAAGGATCATAAGGACATCAAAAGCTTGGTTGGTATTGGGAAAACATTGAAAATTGGGGAGGACACTTTTGAGGACTTGGATGAG GTAGTGGATCGATATATTGATCCCTTAGTGTCCCACCTTAAGGCAATGCTTAGCTACCGCAAGTTCAGGAAAGGCTCTAAAGCAGAGGTCGATGAGCTTCTAAGGATTGAGAAAGCAGAGTTTCCCACAAGGATAGTTTATGGTTTTGGCATTTCCCATGAACATCCGGGTACATTCATTCTAACATATATACGAAGCACAAATCCCCACCATGAGTATATTGGTCTGTATCCCAAGGGATTTAAGTTTCGGAAAAGGATGTTTGAGGACATTGATCGGCTTGTGGCATACTTTCAGAGGCATATTGATGATCCTCAGggtgactcagcaccatcaaTCAGATCAGTTGCTGCTATGGTACCAATGAGAAGCCCTGCGAATGGGGGCTCTACGGCATCTGCGGGTAGTGGCTGGGGCGGTTCAACAAATGATGGCTGGAATAGAGATCGATCTTCTACTCCAGGTTCAAGAACAG GCCGAAATGATTACAGAAATGGTGGTGGTCGAGATGGGCATCCAAGTGGACTACCCCGGCCATATGGGGGACGTGGACGTGGTCGAGGTTCATATAACAGCAACAGAGGAAATAGCTCTAACAGTGAGAGGCAGGATTCTAGCTATGATACTCCTAAATGGGATTCGGCTAACAAGTCAGGGGATGATAGTTGGGGCAATTTTCCAGGTGCCAAAGCTCAAAATCCAGCAGGCAGGGAAGCTTTCCCAGGTGGTTGGGGCAGTAGTGGAGGTGGTGGCAGCAGTGGTTGGGGTGGAGCCAGTGATGGTGACAATGGTGGCTGGGGACATTCAAGTGGTGGTGCTGACAAAGATTCAGGGTGGGGAGGTGGTGGTTCCAAGAGAAGTTCTGACGGTGGGTGGTAA